In Pyrodictium occultum, the genomic window AGGGTGGTGCGTGGTTGAGGCTCAGCTACGAAGGTCTTGGCGCTGAGTATCTCTACTCCAAGGCTATGGTCGGGAAGACCCTCAGCTACGAGGACGACCTCCGGGCGCTCCTGGCCCAGTACACTGGGGACGAGGCCACCCTCGAGCTCTTCCGGGCCACGAAGCTGGCCCGCTACCTCCCCCCGGCAGGGGAGAGGCTGGAGCCCGGTGCGGTAGAGAGGGCCGCCCTCCGCTACTACATGGATGCACTCGAGACGCTGAGGGGCAGAACCCCCGGCTACTCGGAGGCGGTCTACCACGCCTACCGCCTCGTGGTAGTGGCCCGCGACGTGGAGCTTATAGCCAGGAGGAGGCTGCAGGGCGAGGCCCCTCCCTCCCCGGGCGAGCTCATCCACCCCGAGGCGCCGGAGACGGCGGCCGCGCGCCGGCAGGCGGAGGAGGGCGCGGACCCCGCGGCGGTGCTAGCGGCGGCGGGGATGAGCGAGGCCGCCAAGCTTCTCCAGCGCGCGAGGGACGCCAAGCTTCTCAGCGTGGCGGTGGAGCTAGAGCTGCTCCAGGCATTCAACAGGGCGAGGAGGGCCGTTAGGACGGAGGCTGGGAGGGAGATAGTAGGCGCCCGGCAGGACATCTACGCCGCCCGCGCCGCCGCCACGCTCGTGGCGGCGAGCATCGACAAGAGCACTGTCTCGCTCTACACAAGCGTGCTCGACACCTACAAGCTCCCCAGGAGGAAGCTCATAGACGCGATAGAGGCCAGCGACGCGGAATCCGTGGAGAACATACTCCTAGAGGCTGCGGGCACCGGGCCCAGCGAGGGCCTATCAGCCCTGGAGGCCTTCATAGCCAGCAGGCGCAGGGAGAACAGGGCGAGCGCCAAGACCATCTTCATCAGGGAGCCCCTCTCCCTCGACGTGGTCGCGGGGTTCGCCGAGCTCTTCCTCCTCGACGCCGAGGACGCCATAGCCATAGCCCTGGCGGGCTACAGCAGGCAGCCCAAGAGCATAGTGACGGGCCTCCTTTCCTTCTAGGACTTCCCTTCCCCTGCCGGGGATCCGCGCGCCTTTAGAGACTGCCCCCAGCCCCCTATCGGCAGGGGCCCGGGCGCCTCCCCCACCTCCTGGGAGAAAAGGGCGGCCTCCTCCTGCCACCCTGTAGATAAAAAGGGGCTGGGCCCAGGGCCGGGAGATGCCTCCTTTGGCCCTCCCGCGGCCTCTCTACTCAACCACCAGCCTCACGTTCTCCGGCAGCTTCACTGGCGTGTAGGGCCTGCCGCCGTCGAGGTAGAACTTGCTGAACATCTCGTAGAAGTGGAGCCTCAGCGAGTGCGCGTAGGCAACCAGCGCCTCTAGGCCTATCACTAGTATGTTGCCGAAGATGTAGGCTATACCGCCTAGTACCGGGCCGCCGACCACCGCTAGTATAGCAAAGCCGAACATGAGGCCGCTGTGGGCCAGCATTAGGCCCATTATTCGCATGAAGGATGCCGTGTTGCCTATAGCCATGAGCAGTATGTCGAAGGCCTCCACTATACCGTTCATAACCCTCTCCCCCGCGGAGCCGTGGCCGAAGAGCGCCGGCGCCGCCAGCGCCAGCAGGAGGCCTATGGTAACCATCAGCCTCGCCGCCATGCCCAGGCTCGTCTTAGGCACGAGGGCCAGGCCTGCATCGTAGAGCACCGATCCAGCCCTCTCCAGCGGGGTAGCCCCATGACCCACGGCACCGCCTACAAGGAAGACTACCGCTATACCGGTGAACACTAGGGCCTTGCCGAGGCCCACTGCGGTTATCTCCTTGTCGCCTATCAACACGCCGTTGGCCACAGAGACCCAGGAGGATAGCGCCATCAGCAGGGCTCCAAGCGCCACCGAGAGGTAGATTGCATTGTATATGAGCAGCGTGGCCTCTCCGGCCAGGTTCTCGCCCGCCGTCCCCGCCGCCAGCTCCTCGGCGAAGGGGTGTAGCGGGCTGGCCAGCGGCGGGTGGCCATGCCATATGGCGTTCAGCCAGCCGGCTACTGCCGGCAGGGGGCCGAAGAACTCGCCGGCGAGGAAGCCGGTGGCCATGGCTACCGCGCCGAACAGCATGAGTAGTCGGCCATTGTTCCTATCACCCATCTTCCTGTAGAAGAGGTAGTAGCCGGCCAGCAGCAGGACGAGGCCGTGACCCATGTCGGGGAACATGAGGCCATAGACTAGGGGCAGCGTGAAGGCCATCAGCACCGCTGGCACGAACTCGCGGGGCCTCGGGTACCCGGCCATCTCGAGTAGGCTGGCGAAGGGTGCCAGCTTCTCGCTAACCCTGAAGTAGCTCGGGGGCAGCTTCTCCCCGGCCTCTCCTCCGTGGCCCCTGCTTCCCCCGGTCTCCTCGTACACCAGGGCCGTGTAGCCCCCGCCCAGGCTGGCGAGGGCCTCCTCGAGGTCTCCCTCCCTCCCGGGGGCGATGTACCCGTTGATCACGGCGAGCAGCCTGGTTATACGGGTGGCCTCGAGGAGGCTGAGCAGCCTCTTGGCAGCCTCAACCTTTACGAGCGCCTCCCGGATCCTGGGGGCGTGGCGCCGGAGAGCCAGGGGCAGTTCCTCCAGCTCCCTGCGCACCCTGCTTATGGCCTCGGCGGGGATTCTCGGCAGGCCCTCGGGCACCTCTAGGGGCACTGCCCTGCTCCGGAGAGCGGCCTTGCCGACCTCCGCCTCAAGCCATGTGGGGTAGGCGACCACAACCGTCTCCATTCCCTCCTCTATCCCGGTGGCATGGAGGCCTGCTATGGCTCCGATTGCCTCAAGGTCGGCTATGAAGCCCGCCACTGAGCCCCGGGGGACGCGGTAGACCTTGGCCCGTATGTAGCTGTTCCTCTTCAACGCCTCGATATCGATGTTTATGAAGCTGTAGGCCTCCAGCGCGGCCAGCATCTCGGCCAGCTCGGACTCGGGGTTCCGGAGCTGGGAGAGCCTCTCCACAAGCGACTCCACGTCCCTCACAGCTCTGTCTATCTCGCCTAGGAGCCTAGAGAGCCCGATGTCGGCCTCACGGCTGATCTTGAGAACCTGCTCCCCCTCGGCGGCGCCCGCCCCAGCCTCCTCAGCGGCGCGCAGGAGCTCGAGGAGCCGCTGCGCCAGCGACTCCAGCTCGCTGCGCAGGTGGCGTAGGGTCTGCGAGAGCGCCCCCTCCGCCTCGAGGGGCTCCGGGTGGAGGCAGCCGCACTCGGCCAGCAGCTTGAGGGTGTCGGCTAGCGCCTCCCTAGCCACTATCACCGACACCGGGCTGGTGGGCTGGGCTATGAGCGTGGACGCGGCCATGCAGCCTCACCGCGGCCGGCGCGCTACCCTTCCTCCCGCCGGCCCTCAGCGTTACTGCAATATTTAAATATCATAGTTCTGCCCCTGGGCCCAGGAGGCCGAGTCTTGGCGGCAAGGCGTGTGGTGGTTGTAGCCGACACCTACACGGTCTACGCCTTCCGCCTCCTAGGGGTGGAGGGCTATAGCGTGAACTCGCCCCGCGAAGCCGCCAGGGTTGTCGAGAGCCTCATACCCCGCGAGGACGTGGGCCTCGTCCTGCTCTCGGCCGAGTACTTTGACGAGGCGAGGGAGGCTGTGGATAGGTTCCGCCGCGCCCGCAGCGACGCGGTGATAGCCCGGCTCCCCACGGTCCGCGAGCCGGGCAGGCCCATGGATGTTCAGAGGGAGCTTCTCAGGGCACTAGGCATGGGGTGAGCCTGCGATGGCTGCGCGCATCCGGCTGATAGGCAGCCCGGAGAAGCTCGTCGACGAGGTTATTGAGAGGGCTAGGAGGAACGCCGAGGCCAGGATGAACGAGGCGCTGGAGGCAGCTAGGAAGATACTCGACAAGGCCTTCGAGGAGAGCCTTAGCCGGCTGGAGGAGGAGCTGAGGAGGAGCGCGAGGAGCGCGAGCGAGAGACTGGAGTCATTCGCCGCGCGCCACGAGGTGGAGCTCCGGAAGAAGATAGCGAAGCTGCGCGCCGAGGCTGTAGAGGAGGCGCTGAGGCAGGCCCTCGAGAAGCTGCGCAGCACTGTGGGCGAGGAGGAGTATACCGGCTTCCTAGCCAGGCTGCTCGAGGAGGCTGCCAGGAGACTCGCCGCCGAGTATAGGGAGCTGGTGGTGGTGCCGGCGGGGCCTGACAGGGAGGCGGTGAAGAGGGCGGTGAAGAGGGCGCGGCTCCCCGGCGGGGTCAAGGCGTCCCTGGCGGACGAGACCGTGGAGGGTATAGGCGGCTTCATAATACGCGCCCGGGGCGGCCCCTCGCTGGATTACCGGCTGGACGTGGTGCTCTCAACGGCAGTAGAGGAGGCTAGGTCCAGGATTGCCAGCATTCTTTTTGAAGAGTAGAGCTTAACGCAGTCTCTCCCACCCCGGGAGTCGTGGGTGCAGGGGAGGAGCCTAGCCACACTAGTCTAGAAGGGAGGATGAGCAGTATGCCCGTGAAGGGTAGGATTATCCGCGTGGCCGGCCCCCTCGTGGTAGCCGAGGGCATGCAGGGCGTGCAGATGTACGAGATGGTCGAGGTAGGCGAGGAGAGGCTCGTAGGCGAGGTCAACAGGATAGTGGGTGACAAGGCCTACATCCAGGTCTACGAGACCACCACCGGCATCAAGCCGGGCGAGCCCGTCTACGGCACCGGGGCCCCTCTAAGCGTGGAACTCGGCCCCGGGCTTATAGGCAGGATATATGACGGCATCCAGAGGCCCCTCGACGCTATAAGGGATCAGACGAAGAGCATATTCATACGTAGAGGCGTCAAGGTCCCCGCCCTCGACCGTGGCAGGAAATGGAGCTTCAAGCCTTCCGGGCTCAGGCCGGGCGACAAGGTGTCCGGCGGGGACGTGCTGGGCGAGGTCCCCGAGACTTCTCTCGTCACACACCGCGTCCTCGTGCCGCCGGGAGTGCATGGCGTGCTCCGCTGGATAGCCTCGGAGGGCGAGTACACGGTAGAGGACACTATAGCCGAGGTGGAGGCGGGCGACGACAGGAAGTTTGAAATCAAGCTATACCACCGCTGGCCCGTCCGCAGGCCCAGGCCTGTAGTGGAGAAAATGGATCCCGTGGAGCCGCTGATCACGGGCCTCCGCGTTATAGACACCATGTTCCCCATGGCTAAAGGCGGTACCGGCGCCATACCTGGGCCCTTCGGCAGCGGGAAGACCGTGACCCTCCAGAGCCTGGCGAAGTGGAGCTCCGCGAAGATAGTCATCTACATAGGCTGCGGCGAGCGCGGCAACGAGATGACCGAGGTGCTGGAGACCTTCCCAGAGCTGCAGGACCCCTGGACGGGCAAGCCCATGATGGAGCGCACTATACTGATAGCCAACACTAGCAACATGCCTGTCGCGGCTAGGGAGGCCAGCATCTATACCGGCATAACCATGGCTGAGTACTATAGAGACATGGGCTACGACGTGCTCCTAGTAGCTGACTCCACCAGCCGTTGGGCGGAGGCACTCCGCGAGATAGCAGGCCGCCTCGAGGAGATGCCCGCCGAGGAGGGCTACCCGAGCTACCTGGCCTCCAGGCTGGCAGAGTTCTACAGCCGTGCTGGCCGCGTCCGCGTCCCCGGCAAGCCGGAGCGCGTGGGCAGCGTGACGGTGGTCGGGGCCGTCTCGCCGCCCGGCGGCGACTTCACCGAGCCCGTTACCGCTAACACTAAGAGGTTCATCCGTGTCTTCTGGGCGCTAGACGCCAAGCTGGCCTACAGCAGGCACTACCCGGCTATAAACTGGCTACTCAGCTACTCCGCCTACGTCGAGACCGTGGCCAAGTGGTGGCACGAGAACATTAGCCCCAAGTGGCTGGAGTACCGCAACACCGCCTACGAGCTGCTGCTCCGCGAGGACGAGCTGAGGGAGATAGTGAGGCTCGTCGGCACTGAGGGCCTCAGCGAGAAGGACAAGCTGGTGCTCGAGGTAGCTAGGATCATAAGGGAGGGCTTCCTCCAGCAGAACGCGTTCGACAAGATAGACGCGTTCGCAACACCGCAGAAGCAGTGGAAGCAGCTGGAGACTATAATAGACTTCTACAAGGCCGCCCTCGACGCCCTCGACCACGGCATGACCGTGAAGGAGATACGCGAGAAGCTCGCAGACAAGATACGCGAGTTCATAATGGCTAGGTTCAACGTGCCCAACGACAGGCTGGAGGAGCTTGACAGGATAAAGCAGGAGCTGCTCAAGGGCCTGGAGGAGCTTATGGAGCAGCGCGGCTCCCTGGCCGCGGCCCCCACAGCCTAGGTTTTCGGCCCCCACACGTACCCGTGACCGAGCCATAGGCTGCGTGGTGGCAAGAGCCTTGGCGGTGGCCCCCGAGTCGAGAGTTATACGCGAGTATGAGAGTATACGTGAGATACGTGGCCCCCTACTCATAGTCGAGGGTATAAGCGACGCGGCCTACGACGAGATAGTGGAGGTGGAGCTGCCCAGCGGGGAGAGGAGGCGCGGCCGCGTACTCGAGACTGGGAGGGGCTACGCCGTAGTCCAGGTGTTTGAAGGCACTACCGGCATCAGCTTGACCGGGACCAAGGTAAGGTTCCTCGCCAGGACCCTCGAGGTCA contains:
- a CDS encoding V-type ATP synthase subunit E, producing MAARIRLIGSPEKLVDEVIERARRNAEARMNEALEAARKILDKAFEESLSRLEEELRRSARSASERLESFAARHEVELRKKIAKLRAEAVEEALRQALEKLRSTVGEEEYTGFLARLLEEAARRLAAEYRELVVVPAGPDREAVKRAVKRARLPGGVKASLADETVEGIGGFIIRARGGPSLDYRLDVVLSTAVEEARSRIASILFEE
- a CDS encoding ATP synthase subunit A; its protein translation is MPVKGRIIRVAGPLVVAEGMQGVQMYEMVEVGEERLVGEVNRIVGDKAYIQVYETTTGIKPGEPVYGTGAPLSVELGPGLIGRIYDGIQRPLDAIRDQTKSIFIRRGVKVPALDRGRKWSFKPSGLRPGDKVSGGDVLGEVPETSLVTHRVLVPPGVHGVLRWIASEGEYTVEDTIAEVEAGDDRKFEIKLYHRWPVRRPRPVVEKMDPVEPLITGLRVIDTMFPMAKGGTGAIPGPFGSGKTVTLQSLAKWSSAKIVIYIGCGERGNEMTEVLETFPELQDPWTGKPMMERTILIANTSNMPVAAREASIYTGITMAEYYRDMGYDVLLVADSTSRWAEALREIAGRLEEMPAEEGYPSYLASRLAEFYSRAGRVRVPGKPERVGSVTVVGAVSPPGGDFTEPVTANTKRFIRVFWALDAKLAYSRHYPAINWLLSYSAYVETVAKWWHENISPKWLEYRNTAYELLLREDELREIVRLVGTEGLSEKDKLVLEVARIIREGFLQQNAFDKIDAFATPQKQWKQLETIIDFYKAALDALDHGMTVKEIREKLADKIREFIMARFNVPNDRLEELDRIKQELLKGLEELMEQRGSLAAAPTA
- a CDS encoding V-type ATP synthase subunit I, with translation MAASTLIAQPTSPVSVIVAREALADTLKLLAECGCLHPEPLEAEGALSQTLRHLRSELESLAQRLLELLRAAEEAGAGAAEGEQVLKISREADIGLSRLLGEIDRAVRDVESLVERLSQLRNPESELAEMLAALEAYSFINIDIEALKRNSYIRAKVYRVPRGSVAGFIADLEAIGAIAGLHATGIEEGMETVVVAYPTWLEAEVGKAALRSRAVPLEVPEGLPRIPAEAISRVRRELEELPLALRRHAPRIREALVKVEAAKRLLSLLEATRITRLLAVINGYIAPGREGDLEEALASLGGGYTALVYEETGGSRGHGGEAGEKLPPSYFRVSEKLAPFASLLEMAGYPRPREFVPAVLMAFTLPLVYGLMFPDMGHGLVLLLAGYYLFYRKMGDRNNGRLLMLFGAVAMATGFLAGEFFGPLPAVAGWLNAIWHGHPPLASPLHPFAEELAAGTAGENLAGEATLLIYNAIYLSVALGALLMALSSWVSVANGVLIGDKEITAVGLGKALVFTGIAVVFLVGGAVGHGATPLERAGSVLYDAGLALVPKTSLGMAARLMVTIGLLLALAAPALFGHGSAGERVMNGIVEAFDILLMAIGNTASFMRIMGLMLAHSGLMFGFAILAVVGGPVLGGIAYIFGNILVIGLEALVAYAHSLRLHFYEMFSKFYLDGGRPYTPVKLPENVRLVVE
- a CDS encoding V-type ATP synthase subunit F; protein product: MAARRVVVVADTYTVYAFRLLGVEGYSVNSPREAARVVESLIPREDVGLVLLSAEYFDEAREAVDRFRRARSDAVIARLPTVREPGRPMDVQRELLRALGMG
- a CDS encoding V-type ATPase subunit, with the translated sequence MRLSYEGLGAEYLYSKAMVGKTLSYEDDLRALLAQYTGDEATLELFRATKLARYLPPAGERLEPGAVERAALRYYMDALETLRGRTPGYSEAVYHAYRLVVVARDVELIARRRLQGEAPPSPGELIHPEAPETAAARRQAEEGADPAAVLAAAGMSEAAKLLQRARDAKLLSVAVELELLQAFNRARRAVRTEAGREIVGARQDIYAARAAATLVAASIDKSTVSLYTSVLDTYKLPRRKLIDAIEASDAESVENILLEAAGTGPSEGLSALEAFIASRRRENRASAKTIFIREPLSLDVVAGFAELFLLDAEDAIAIALAGYSRQPKSIVTGLLSF